One genomic region from Bombina bombina isolate aBomBom1 unplaced genomic scaffold, aBomBom1.pri scaffold_405, whole genome shotgun sequence encodes:
- the LOC128644291 gene encoding sestrin-1 isoform X2, whose translation MRLSPRSANSVPEIICSRCSGVCNNKELGISIPRPVRQGPSRFIPAGEILQVGREDANMHSVFSDAFTDMGRLDNITLVMVFHPQYLESFLKTQHYLLQMDGPLPACYQHYIGIMAAARHQCSYLVNLHVNDFIHNGGDQKWLNGLENAPQKLRNLGELNKMLAHRPWLITKEHIEQLLKTGEHSWSLAELIHAVVLLAHYHSLASFTFGCGINPEIHSDGGPTFRPPSVSNYCICDITNGNYVGHQTQVGVMGTDSCEVEALMEKMKQLQECRDEEEASQEEMATRFEREKTESMLAFATDEDPPPARDVSRHFEDTSYGYKDFSRRGMHVPTFRVQDYSWEDHGYSLVNRLYPDVGQLLDEKFHIAYNLTYNTMAMHKDVDTSTLRRAIWNYVHCMFGIRYDDYDYGEINQLLDRSFKVYIKNVVCSPEKTTKRMYDSFWRQFKHSEKVHVNLLLMEARMQAELLYALRAITRYMT comes from the exons ATGAGGTTGTCACCCCGATCAGCTAATTCGGTGCCAGAGATCATTTGCAGCCGATGTAGTGGAGTCTGCAACAACAAG GAACTAGGAATCAGTATTCCTCGACCCGTAAGACAAGGACCTAGCAGGTTCATCCCAGCAGGAGAG ATTCTTCAAGTTGGAAGGGAGGATGCAAATATGCACTCTGTATTTTCTGATGCTTTCACAGATATGGGTCGTCTGGATAACATAACACTGGTGATGGTTTTTCACCCACAGTACTTGGAGAGCTTTCTAAAGACACAGCACTATCTGTTACAGATGGACGGCCCTCTGCCTGCTTGTTACCAGCACTATATTGGGATTATG GCAGCAGCAAGGCACCAGTGCTCTTATCTTGTGAATCTACATGTCAATGACTTTATTCATAATGGAGGAGACCAAAAATGGTTGAATGGCCTTGAAAATGCACCTCAGAAGTTGCGCAACCTGGGAGAACTGAACAAGATGCTGGCGCATAGACCGTGGCTTATTACCAAGGAGCACATTGAG caACTACTAAAAACTGGTGAACACAGCTGGTCTCTAGCAGAATTAATCCACGCAGTAGTCCTCCTTGCACACTACCATTCGTTAGCCTCTTTTACATTCGGTTGTGGAATAAATCCAGAAATTCACAGTGACGGTGGCCCTACCTTCCGCCCTCCCTCTGTCAGCAACTACTGCATTTGTGATATTACTAATGGCAACTATGTGGGTCATCAGACACAAGTTGGTGTGATG GGTACAGATTCTTGTGAAGTTGAAGCTTTAATGGAAAAAATGAAACAGCTACAAGAATGTAGGGACGAGGAAGAAGCAAGTCAAGAAGAGATGGCAACTCGTTTTGAAAGGGAAAAGACGGAAAGCATGTTGGCATTTGCTACAG ATGAAGACCCTCCTCCTGCACGAGATGTTTCTCGTCATTTTGAAGATACAAGTTATGGATATAAAGATTTCTCACGTCGTGGGATGCATGTGCCTACATTTAGAGtgcag GATTACAGTTGGGAAGACCATGGCTATTCGTTAGTTAATCGCCTTTATCCAGATGTTGGGCAGCTATTAGATGAGAAGTTCCATATTGCTTACAACTTGACATATAACACCATGGCAATGCACAAAGATGTAGATACCTCAACTCTGAGACGTGCAATATGGAATTATGTGCACTGCATGTTTGGGATAAG ATATGATGATTACGACTATGGAGAAATTAATCAGTTATTGGACCGAAGCTttaaagtttacataaaaaatgtgGTGTGCAGTCCAGAAAAGACCACAAAGCGAATGTATGACAGTTTCTGGAGGCAGTTCAAGCACTCTGAGAAG GTTCATGTTAATTTGCTTCTTATGGAAGCGAGAATGCAAGCTGAATTACTGTATGCTCTGAGAGCAATTACTCGTTATATGACCTGA
- the LOC128644291 gene encoding sestrin-1 isoform X1 yields MRLSPRSANSVPEIICSRCSGVCNNKELGISIPRPVRQGPSRFIPAGEILQVGREDANMHSVFSDAFTDMGRLDNITLVMVFHPQYLESFLKTQHYLLQMDGPLPACYQHYIGIMAAARHQCSYLVNLHVNDFIHNGGDQKWLNGLENAPQKLRNLGELNKMLAHRPWLITKEHIEQLLKTGEHSWSLAELIHAVVLLAHYHSLASFTFGCGINPEIHSDGGPTFRPPSVSNYCICDITNGNYVGHQTQVGVMGTDSCEVEALMEKMKQLQECRDEEEASQEEMATRFEREKTESMLAFATEDEDPPPARDVSRHFEDTSYGYKDFSRRGMHVPTFRVQDYSWEDHGYSLVNRLYPDVGQLLDEKFHIAYNLTYNTMAMHKDVDTSTLRRAIWNYVHCMFGIRYDDYDYGEINQLLDRSFKVYIKNVVCSPEKTTKRMYDSFWRQFKHSEKVHVNLLLMEARMQAELLYALRAITRYMT; encoded by the exons ATGAGGTTGTCACCCCGATCAGCTAATTCGGTGCCAGAGATCATTTGCAGCCGATGTAGTGGAGTCTGCAACAACAAG GAACTAGGAATCAGTATTCCTCGACCCGTAAGACAAGGACCTAGCAGGTTCATCCCAGCAGGAGAG ATTCTTCAAGTTGGAAGGGAGGATGCAAATATGCACTCTGTATTTTCTGATGCTTTCACAGATATGGGTCGTCTGGATAACATAACACTGGTGATGGTTTTTCACCCACAGTACTTGGAGAGCTTTCTAAAGACACAGCACTATCTGTTACAGATGGACGGCCCTCTGCCTGCTTGTTACCAGCACTATATTGGGATTATG GCAGCAGCAAGGCACCAGTGCTCTTATCTTGTGAATCTACATGTCAATGACTTTATTCATAATGGAGGAGACCAAAAATGGTTGAATGGCCTTGAAAATGCACCTCAGAAGTTGCGCAACCTGGGAGAACTGAACAAGATGCTGGCGCATAGACCGTGGCTTATTACCAAGGAGCACATTGAG caACTACTAAAAACTGGTGAACACAGCTGGTCTCTAGCAGAATTAATCCACGCAGTAGTCCTCCTTGCACACTACCATTCGTTAGCCTCTTTTACATTCGGTTGTGGAATAAATCCAGAAATTCACAGTGACGGTGGCCCTACCTTCCGCCCTCCCTCTGTCAGCAACTACTGCATTTGTGATATTACTAATGGCAACTATGTGGGTCATCAGACACAAGTTGGTGTGATG GGTACAGATTCTTGTGAAGTTGAAGCTTTAATGGAAAAAATGAAACAGCTACAAGAATGTAGGGACGAGGAAGAAGCAAGTCAAGAAGAGATGGCAACTCGTTTTGAAAGGGAAAAGACGGAAAGCATGTTGGCATTTGCTACAG AAGATGAAGACCCTCCTCCTGCACGAGATGTTTCTCGTCATTTTGAAGATACAAGTTATGGATATAAAGATTTCTCACGTCGTGGGATGCATGTGCCTACATTTAGAGtgcag GATTACAGTTGGGAAGACCATGGCTATTCGTTAGTTAATCGCCTTTATCCAGATGTTGGGCAGCTATTAGATGAGAAGTTCCATATTGCTTACAACTTGACATATAACACCATGGCAATGCACAAAGATGTAGATACCTCAACTCTGAGACGTGCAATATGGAATTATGTGCACTGCATGTTTGGGATAAG ATATGATGATTACGACTATGGAGAAATTAATCAGTTATTGGACCGAAGCTttaaagtttacataaaaaatgtgGTGTGCAGTCCAGAAAAGACCACAAAGCGAATGTATGACAGTTTCTGGAGGCAGTTCAAGCACTCTGAGAAG GTTCATGTTAATTTGCTTCTTATGGAAGCGAGAATGCAAGCTGAATTACTGTATGCTCTGAGAGCAATTACTCGTTATATGACCTGA
- the LOC128644291 gene encoding sestrin-1 isoform X3 — protein sequence MHSVFSDAFTDMGRLDNITLVMVFHPQYLESFLKTQHYLLQMDGPLPACYQHYIGIMAAARHQCSYLVNLHVNDFIHNGGDQKWLNGLENAPQKLRNLGELNKMLAHRPWLITKEHIEQLLKTGEHSWSLAELIHAVVLLAHYHSLASFTFGCGINPEIHSDGGPTFRPPSVSNYCICDITNGNYVGHQTQVGVMGTDSCEVEALMEKMKQLQECRDEEEASQEEMATRFEREKTESMLAFATEDEDPPPARDVSRHFEDTSYGYKDFSRRGMHVPTFRVQDYSWEDHGYSLVNRLYPDVGQLLDEKFHIAYNLTYNTMAMHKDVDTSTLRRAIWNYVHCMFGIRYDDYDYGEINQLLDRSFKVYIKNVVCSPEKTTKRMYDSFWRQFKHSEKVHVNLLLMEARMQAELLYALRAITRYMT from the exons ATGCACTCTGTATTTTCTGATGCTTTCACAGATATGGGTCGTCTGGATAACATAACACTGGTGATGGTTTTTCACCCACAGTACTTGGAGAGCTTTCTAAAGACACAGCACTATCTGTTACAGATGGACGGCCCTCTGCCTGCTTGTTACCAGCACTATATTGGGATTATG GCAGCAGCAAGGCACCAGTGCTCTTATCTTGTGAATCTACATGTCAATGACTTTATTCATAATGGAGGAGACCAAAAATGGTTGAATGGCCTTGAAAATGCACCTCAGAAGTTGCGCAACCTGGGAGAACTGAACAAGATGCTGGCGCATAGACCGTGGCTTATTACCAAGGAGCACATTGAG caACTACTAAAAACTGGTGAACACAGCTGGTCTCTAGCAGAATTAATCCACGCAGTAGTCCTCCTTGCACACTACCATTCGTTAGCCTCTTTTACATTCGGTTGTGGAATAAATCCAGAAATTCACAGTGACGGTGGCCCTACCTTCCGCCCTCCCTCTGTCAGCAACTACTGCATTTGTGATATTACTAATGGCAACTATGTGGGTCATCAGACACAAGTTGGTGTGATG GGTACAGATTCTTGTGAAGTTGAAGCTTTAATGGAAAAAATGAAACAGCTACAAGAATGTAGGGACGAGGAAGAAGCAAGTCAAGAAGAGATGGCAACTCGTTTTGAAAGGGAAAAGACGGAAAGCATGTTGGCATTTGCTACAG AAGATGAAGACCCTCCTCCTGCACGAGATGTTTCTCGTCATTTTGAAGATACAAGTTATGGATATAAAGATTTCTCACGTCGTGGGATGCATGTGCCTACATTTAGAGtgcag GATTACAGTTGGGAAGACCATGGCTATTCGTTAGTTAATCGCCTTTATCCAGATGTTGGGCAGCTATTAGATGAGAAGTTCCATATTGCTTACAACTTGACATATAACACCATGGCAATGCACAAAGATGTAGATACCTCAACTCTGAGACGTGCAATATGGAATTATGTGCACTGCATGTTTGGGATAAG ATATGATGATTACGACTATGGAGAAATTAATCAGTTATTGGACCGAAGCTttaaagtttacataaaaaatgtgGTGTGCAGTCCAGAAAAGACCACAAAGCGAATGTATGACAGTTTCTGGAGGCAGTTCAAGCACTCTGAGAAG GTTCATGTTAATTTGCTTCTTATGGAAGCGAGAATGCAAGCTGAATTACTGTATGCTCTGAGAGCAATTACTCGTTATATGACCTGA